A genome region from Trichosurus vulpecula isolate mTriVul1 chromosome 5, mTriVul1.pri, whole genome shotgun sequence includes the following:
- the EIF4B gene encoding eukaryotic translation initiation factor 4B isoform X1 has product MAASAKKKNKKGKTLTLTDFLAEDGGTGGGGSTFVSKPVSWADETDDLEGDVSTTWHSNDDDMYRAPPIDRSILPTAPRAAREPNIDRSRLPKSPPYTAFLGNLPYDVTEDSIKEFFRGLNISAVRLPREPSNPERLKGFGYAEFEDLDSLLSALSLNEESIGNRRIRVDVADQAQDKDRDDRSFGRDRDRNRDSDKTDTDWRARPATDSFDDYPPRRGDDSFGDKYRDRYDSDRYRDGPRRDMDRYGGRDRYDDRGSRDYDRGFDSRIGSGRRAFGSGYRRDDDYRGGGDRYEDRYDRRDDRSWNSRDDYSRDDYRREDRGPPQRPKLNLKPRSAPKDEDSSASTSQSSRAASIFGGAKPVDTAAREREVEERLQKEQEKLQRQLEEPKLERRPRERHPSWRSEETQERSRTGSESSQTGNTAPSGRNTRRRESEKSLENETFNKEDDSQSPTSKPSKSDQLPLKVMPAPPPKENAWVKRSSNPPARSQSSDSSEQQSPTSGGGKVTSQQSEEGPANISRKADENKVDGVSVLKGQSGNSNRGPVDGGSKDHWKEPDRKDGRRDQDSRPASEPKKPEENPASKFSSASKYAALSVDGEDENEGEDYNE; this is encoded by the exons ctaaaaagaagaataagaaggggaagaccctcaccTTGACAGACTTCCTTGCTGAGGATGGTGGCACCGGTGGTGGAGGAAGCACCTTTGTGTCCAAACCAGTCAGCTGGGCTGATGAAACTGATGACCTGGAAGGAGATG TTTCCACCACTTGGCATAGTAATGATGACGACATGTACAGGGCACCTCCAATTGACCGTTCCATCCTGCCCACTGCTCCTCGGGCTGCTCGGGAACCCAATATTGACCGGAGCCGTCTTCCCAAGTCGCCACCCTACACTGCTTTTCTAGGGAACCTGCCCTATGATGTGACAGAGGATTCCATCAAGGAGTTCTTTAGAGGATTGAAt ATCAGTGCAGTACGTTTGCCACGGGAACCCAGCAATCCAGAAAGGTTGAAAGGTTTTGGTTATGCTGAGTTTGAGGACCTGGACTCACTGCTCAGCGCTTTGAGCCTGAATGAAGAG TCTATAGGCAACAGAAGAATACGAGTGGATGTTGCTGATCAAGCACAGGATAAAG ACCGAGATGATCGTTCCTTTGGCCGTGATAGGGATCGAAATCGGGATTCTGACAAAACCGACACAGACTGGAGGGCTCGCCCTGCCACAGACAGCTTTGATGACTACCCTCCTCGAAGGGGTGATGATAGCTTTGGAGACA AGTATCGTGATCGTTATGATTCAGACCGGTACCGTGATGGTCCACGACGGGACATGGACCGATATGGAGGTCGAGATCGATATGATGACAGGGGCAGCAGAGACTATGATAGAG GCTTTGATTCTAGGATAGGCAGCGGCAGAAGAGCATTTGGTAGTGGGTACCGTCGGGATGATGATTACAGAGGTGGAGGAGATCGCTACGAAGACAGATATGATAGACGAGATGATCGGTCATGGAATTCAAGAGATGATTACAGCCGGGATGATTATAGGCGTGAAGACAGAG GTCCCCCTCAGAGACCCAAGCTGAATCTGAAGCCCCGCAGTGCACCCAAGGACGAAGATTCATCAGCTAGCACTTCACAGTCTAGCCGAGCTGCCTCCATCTTTGGAGGAGCAAAGCCAGTGGATACAGCTGCGCGGGAACGAGAAGTAGAAGAACGGCTACAAAAGGAACAAGAGAAACTGCAGCGTCAGTTGGAGGAGCCGAAACTTGAAAGACGGCCCCGGGAGAG ACACCCAAGTTGGCGAAGTGAGGAAACTCAGGAACGGTCAAGGACAGGAAGTGAATCTTCACAGACTGGGAATACAGCTCCATCTGGCAGAA ACACACgaaggagggagagtgagaaatCCCTAGAAAACGAAACATTCAACAAGGAAGACGACTCTCAGTCTCCAACTTCCAAGCCTTCTAAATCAGATCAGCTTCCCTTAAAGGTGATGCCTGCACCCCCACCAAAGGAAAATGCCTGGGTGAAGCGAAGCTCCAATCCTCCTGCCCGATCTCAGAGCTCGGACTCTTCAGAGCAACAGTCTCCCACAAG TGGTGGAGGAAAGGTAACATCCCAGCAGTCTGAGGAAGGACCAGCTAATATTTCAAGGAAAG CAGATGAAAATAAGGTAGATGGGGTGAGTGTGCTGAAAGGCCAAAGTGGGAACTCCAACCGTGGTCCAGTGGATGGAGGAAGTAAAGACCATTGGAAGGAGCCTGATAG GAAAGATGGCAGAAGAGATCAAGACTCAAGACCTGCATCTGAGCCAAAGAAACCTGAAGAAAATCCGGCCTCT AAATTCAGTTCTGCAAGCAAGTACGCTGCTCTCTCTGTGGATGGGGAGGATGAGAACGAGGGCGAAGACTACAACGAATAA
- the EIF4B gene encoding eukaryotic translation initiation factor 4B isoform X2 → MAASAKKKNKKGKTLTLTDFLAEDGGTGGGGSTFVSKPVSWADETDDLEGDVSTTWHSNDDDMYRAPPIDRSILPTAPRAAREPNIDRSRLPKSPPYTAFLGNLPYDVTEDSIKEFFRGLNISAVRLPREPSNPERLKGFGYAEFEDLDSLLSALSLNEESIGNRRIRVDVADQAQDKDRDDRSFGRDRDRNRDSDKTDTDWRARPATDSFDDYPPRRGDDSFGDKYRDRYDSDRYRDGPRRDMDRYGGRDRYDDRGSRDYDRGFDSRIGSGRRAFGSGYRRDDDYRGGGDRYEDRYDRRDDRSWNSRDDYSRDDYRREDRGPPQRPKLNLKPRSAPKDEDSSASTSQSSRAASIFGGAKPVDTAAREREVEERLQKEQEKLQRQLEEPKLERRPRERHPSWRSEETQERSRTGSESSQTGNTAPSGRNTRRRESEKSLENETFNKEDDSQSPTSKPSKSDQLPLKVMPAPPPKENAWVKRSSNPPARSQSSDSSEQQSPTSGGGKVTSQQSEEGPANISRKDENKVDGVSVLKGQSGNSNRGPVDGGSKDHWKEPDRKDGRRDQDSRPASEPKKPEENPASKFSSASKYAALSVDGEDENEGEDYNE, encoded by the exons ctaaaaagaagaataagaaggggaagaccctcaccTTGACAGACTTCCTTGCTGAGGATGGTGGCACCGGTGGTGGAGGAAGCACCTTTGTGTCCAAACCAGTCAGCTGGGCTGATGAAACTGATGACCTGGAAGGAGATG TTTCCACCACTTGGCATAGTAATGATGACGACATGTACAGGGCACCTCCAATTGACCGTTCCATCCTGCCCACTGCTCCTCGGGCTGCTCGGGAACCCAATATTGACCGGAGCCGTCTTCCCAAGTCGCCACCCTACACTGCTTTTCTAGGGAACCTGCCCTATGATGTGACAGAGGATTCCATCAAGGAGTTCTTTAGAGGATTGAAt ATCAGTGCAGTACGTTTGCCACGGGAACCCAGCAATCCAGAAAGGTTGAAAGGTTTTGGTTATGCTGAGTTTGAGGACCTGGACTCACTGCTCAGCGCTTTGAGCCTGAATGAAGAG TCTATAGGCAACAGAAGAATACGAGTGGATGTTGCTGATCAAGCACAGGATAAAG ACCGAGATGATCGTTCCTTTGGCCGTGATAGGGATCGAAATCGGGATTCTGACAAAACCGACACAGACTGGAGGGCTCGCCCTGCCACAGACAGCTTTGATGACTACCCTCCTCGAAGGGGTGATGATAGCTTTGGAGACA AGTATCGTGATCGTTATGATTCAGACCGGTACCGTGATGGTCCACGACGGGACATGGACCGATATGGAGGTCGAGATCGATATGATGACAGGGGCAGCAGAGACTATGATAGAG GCTTTGATTCTAGGATAGGCAGCGGCAGAAGAGCATTTGGTAGTGGGTACCGTCGGGATGATGATTACAGAGGTGGAGGAGATCGCTACGAAGACAGATATGATAGACGAGATGATCGGTCATGGAATTCAAGAGATGATTACAGCCGGGATGATTATAGGCGTGAAGACAGAG GTCCCCCTCAGAGACCCAAGCTGAATCTGAAGCCCCGCAGTGCACCCAAGGACGAAGATTCATCAGCTAGCACTTCACAGTCTAGCCGAGCTGCCTCCATCTTTGGAGGAGCAAAGCCAGTGGATACAGCTGCGCGGGAACGAGAAGTAGAAGAACGGCTACAAAAGGAACAAGAGAAACTGCAGCGTCAGTTGGAGGAGCCGAAACTTGAAAGACGGCCCCGGGAGAG ACACCCAAGTTGGCGAAGTGAGGAAACTCAGGAACGGTCAAGGACAGGAAGTGAATCTTCACAGACTGGGAATACAGCTCCATCTGGCAGAA ACACACgaaggagggagagtgagaaatCCCTAGAAAACGAAACATTCAACAAGGAAGACGACTCTCAGTCTCCAACTTCCAAGCCTTCTAAATCAGATCAGCTTCCCTTAAAGGTGATGCCTGCACCCCCACCAAAGGAAAATGCCTGGGTGAAGCGAAGCTCCAATCCTCCTGCCCGATCTCAGAGCTCGGACTCTTCAGAGCAACAGTCTCCCACAAG TGGTGGAGGAAAGGTAACATCCCAGCAGTCTGAGGAAGGACCAGCTAATATTTCAAGGAAAG ATGAAAATAAGGTAGATGGGGTGAGTGTGCTGAAAGGCCAAAGTGGGAACTCCAACCGTGGTCCAGTGGATGGAGGAAGTAAAGACCATTGGAAGGAGCCTGATAG GAAAGATGGCAGAAGAGATCAAGACTCAAGACCTGCATCTGAGCCAAAGAAACCTGAAGAAAATCCGGCCTCT AAATTCAGTTCTGCAAGCAAGTACGCTGCTCTCTCTGTGGATGGGGAGGATGAGAACGAGGGCGAAGACTACAACGAATAA